GGCAGGTTAAAAATGGGAGAAACTCCACTGAATGGTGTAcagtcaggcagctggaggagcatgAATAACTCTGTTCATGAAGAGagggaatggaaaataaaaggggTAGTCAAACAGAAGATCAAAAAGGGAAATTACTGGCACAAGAGAATTCATCTGAACAGCCTTATTGCCCTGATTTTGTGTAAGCTTCTGACAGCCAAGCTGTTAGGTGTTCACAGCAgcccagaaaagcagaacagaaaagccaaATATGGCAAAACCTAATTTTTGTGAAGGTGGATGTTTGCTTCAAGTGTGtgtatacaaaaaaaaaaaatatccagttttaaattaaagacaATTTTAAGTTACAAGCCTTTAAATTAATGGCTCGATTGCAACTTGTTAATGTTGCTGTGACTGTGTATTTCACAGGGTCTAGAGAGGAGGAGACATCTGagagagacagacacacacacagtaCACTTAGCATACACATGCCCTTAGTGAAGTAAATTGGTATCTTTGTTATCTTGCTTCACACTGTGGGGAGTAAAGTGGAAAAGCATGCATTTGGAAGTGTGTGAGGAACAGAAGGGAAGCATGTGTCATTCCACAGAGGTAAAAGTTTGTCTCAAATATGTGCTAGGCTAGGATATGAGAGGTCTGGCTTTGGTTCTTGGTTATGACCCAGGTCATACTATGTCACTGTGACCAGGTAGTGGTATGTAAGTTCTCTGCCTTTAACAGAAAGAGTTTTGACACATCCTGCATCCGTGTTGCCTGTTTGTTATGTATTCGAAGcattaacaaatacaaaaagtcCTGTCTGGCTAAGTCAGATCAGAGTTTCTACATGCTGAAAAGGCCTTAGGGGCACTTTGCTTGGAAAATTAGTTTGGCTCATATTTCCTTCACCTCACATGACAGTTCTGTGATATACAAGGGACTTCTCAGGAGCCTTTTACTTTGGCTTACTCAGTGATTAGCCCTtagctttccattttctcaaATCATGGTCGTCCCACCCTGACAGTTCCTATTTGattaataatctttttttttcctgtctagGCTTGGACAAATTATGCAGgtttggcagcagctgccccactGATACCTTGCAATCCAGGGAGGATGCACTGGAAGTGAAGGAACAAGGGCATGAGTAGAGCAGGAGTGccctccttctgcagcagccaTGTTACACCAAgcctggcagctctgtggaCGGTGGTGCCGTTGGTCCAGTCCTTTTATCCATCTCTTCACACTGACTGTGGTGACATTTGGTGTGCTCGCACCTTTGATTTGCCACCGGCTCCTCCACTCTTACTTCTATTTGCGGCGCTGGCACCTGAACCCCATGAGCCAGGAGTTCCTGGAGCAGAACCAGCAGGAGGGCCAGGCTGCCCTCCATTACTTTGAGAAGCTGCAGATGCAAAATGCCTCTGAGGCATCTGGCAGTGACACCTTTCAGCCCTTGCTGCTGGTCACCATCATCACTGTGCAGAGGCAGAATGATTTCCACTATGTCTTGCAAGTGGCCTCCCGCTTCCACTACCTCCTCCAGAAATGTGGTGCGCGTTGCCAGAGCCACCGCCTCCTCCTCTGTAATGTGGAGTCAGACCCCAGCAGCCATCAGGATGTCAAGCTGCTTAGCAGCTTCTTTCCTCTGATCAGTCGGGACAAAACTGGGGAGAAGGCTGACCCCAGAGCGAACCAGTTTGAGAAGGAGAAGCAGGATTATGTCTTCTGCCTTGAGCAGTCACTGTTGGCATACAACCCAGAGTACATCCTTGTAGTGGAAGATGATGCTGTGCCAGAGGAGGAGATATTTGCTGTGTTGCAGCATCTCTTGTTGGCCCGGTTTTCCAAACCATACCTCAGAGATGCACTCTACTTCAAGCTTTACCATCCTGAGAGGCTTCAGCGCTACTTCAACCCTGAACCCATGAGAATCCTTGAGTGGCTAGGTCTGGGCATGTTTATGGGGCCTGTGCTGAGCTGGGTGTACTCCTGGGCAACTGGGCGCTCCAGCCTTAGTTGGCCCATTGTCTTGTTCTTTGCTTTGTACAGTATGGCTTTGTCAGAGCTAGTGGGACGGCATTACATGCTGGAGCTGCGCCGGCTGGCCCCCACACTGTATAATATCGTGCCAGTCACGGAGTGCTGCACGCCTGCCATGCTTTTCTCTGCTCCGTCTGCCCACCGTGCCTTAGGTTACCTGAGGGGTCTGCACTGCCGCCAGGGTTTTGCTAAGGATATTGCCCTTTACTCACTGCTGCATACGAAGGGGGAGAATGCCTATGTGGTGGAACCCAACCTGGTCCGGCATGTAGGAATGTATTCCAGCCTTCGGCTaaacaacaacccaaaactGCTGTGATCTGTACATGCCTTTCCAGACACAAAGCCCAGAGAACTTGCCACAGAGCAGAGTGTGTACATTCAGATGATGTGCTGCCTGCACGGGGCATCTTGCTTGTACCTCCAGGTGAACAAagaatatcttttaaaaaaaaagtctcataaAAAATAAGCTTATGTACATGCAGACTATATTTAATATATACTTGGAACTAATCACCATCCACCATATGGGAGGGGAGTGGAGGATTCCGGCTGAGGGTATGGACTGTCTACCCTCCTTAATCATTCCTGGGGAAAAGCTCTCACACCAATATAAACAGCTGTACTGCCTACTGTCCTTTACATTGTTTACAGAAGTCCTTATCTTAGGGCAATAGGAATCAACACTGGGCAAAGTCAACATTTCAAATTCAAACTAGCAAGGAGGAAAAGCCCTTATTTTCCCATCCTTACAAAGGTCTGATCTCTGTTTCAAAGCTATGGTTTTGAGCAGACCCTTCAAAAGCAGCAGGGGTTTGTGTCAACTCTCCTACCTATTTTGCCTAGATCCATTTGTTACTGTCTCCCCCTACAGATCCTATCTGTGCCTCCACCCTTCCCACTCCATTTTCTTGGAACAGAGGCTCTTAAAAACAAAGCCTCTGCAGTTTTGAAGGTCACCTCTGAAGGTCGATACAGGAAAAGATTAATAGCCCTTGATGTTAAACAGCCAGGTCACACatgcatgttttctttgataCATTACAGACATTATAAACAACATAGGATGACTGCTGTGTTGGTTGGTATCATCACTAATTGTAGTGGATCCAGGTCATTAGAAGAGGCCTTATCAGTTACTGATTGGACTTAGACATTCAACATGAGTTTACCTTGACTTCTGTCAGCACAGAGGCAAAGGAAAGATTAGATCatgtgctgctgttgtgcaggaTCCTCATTCCATTTTGGAGCTGCAGTTCACAGCTCAGCCTAAGTGGTTCGTTCACTGCTCTTGGCAGCAAGTAAAATACCCGTAAGAAACAAATCTAGCTGTTcatgaaaaacaagcagcaatAGCACAATACATCGTGGGGCCTCTCCGATACTGACCCATTAACTTAATGTGCTCTGGTTCTTAGACATTTGGGATAGGTTTTTTTACCACAGTTGTGGGCACAGTTAAATATAGAAACATGTAGGTGACAGAGATCTCCAAATCAAAACTGGCACTAAACTGTATGTCTAATGAGAAGCCCACCTAGACTGTAGTGGCCTTTGAATCAAATTCACTTGTATGTGGAGTTGATTGAACTACTTTTGAAACCATATTCCTAACATTTGAATGAACCCAGTACAATATTTTTGTCAAGTTTTGGTCAAtgggggttgtttggttttttgtttttggtaaAGCAAGAGCTCtactttgaattttctttcccccagtCTCTCGCAGGTGATCTATGCCTTAAGCTCTTAACAAGTCTGGTTACAGATGTGAAAGACATAAAACTCCTGAGAGATGAAACCAAAGAAAGCTGCAAACCTCCAGCTGTCAGTGTGCCATGGGTATCACACAACACAAATGCATAATGCAAGTTAGCTGAGAAATGGCTTCACAACACAGAGTAGTGCTTTGCTTTCTTAGTAGTCAGTTGGGATACTTTTAAAAGACCTTTGAAAATCAGATGCAAGTGAAAATTATGTGTGGATTCCATGTCATTCCAAAGGCAAAGCACCTCTCCCGTCGGAGGACACAGGAAAAGTTGCACAACCAGGACCACAATTTATTCCCAGCTGCTGAAAACCCCAAAGATACTGGAGTGGTC
The Falco rusticolus isolate bFalRus1 chromosome Z, bFalRus1.pri, whole genome shotgun sequence DNA segment above includes these coding regions:
- the PGAP4 gene encoding post-GPI attachment to proteins factor 4, whose amino-acid sequence is MLHQAWQLCGRWCRWSSPFIHLFTLTVVTFGVLAPLICHRLLHSYFYLRRWHLNPMSQEFLEQNQQEGQAALHYFEKLQMQNASEASGSDTFQPLLLVTIITVQRQNDFHYVLQVASRFHYLLQKCGARCQSHRLLLCNVESDPSSHQDVKLLSSFFPLISRDKTGEKADPRANQFEKEKQDYVFCLEQSLLAYNPEYILVVEDDAVPEEEIFAVLQHLLLARFSKPYLRDALYFKLYHPERLQRYFNPEPMRILEWLGLGMFMGPVLSWVYSWATGRSSLSWPIVLFFALYSMALSELVGRHYMLELRRLAPTLYNIVPVTECCTPAMLFSAPSAHRALGYLRGLHCRQGFAKDIALYSLLHTKGENAYVVEPNLVRHVGMYSSLRLNNNPKLL